A genomic segment from Blastococcus sp. PRF04-17 encodes:
- a CDS encoding RNA polymerase sigma factor — protein MDAAALRGPLAAALASLKERDRDVLLLVAWGQLGYEEMAAVLDIPVGTVRSRLNRARRLTRAALGSLEETR, from the coding sequence GTGGACGCCGCCGCGCTGCGCGGCCCGCTCGCCGCGGCGCTGGCCAGCCTCAAGGAGCGCGACCGCGACGTCCTGCTGCTCGTCGCCTGGGGCCAGCTCGGCTACGAGGAGATGGCCGCCGTCCTCGACATCCCCGTGGGCACCGTCCGCTCCCGCCTCAACCGGGCGCGCCGCCTGACCCGTGCCGCCCTCGGCTCCCTGGAGGAGACCCGATGA
- a CDS encoding MOSC domain-containing protein, whose product MRVLELWRYPVKSLQGERLAEAELGPEGVTGDRQWALFDVDTGYGLTARRVPELLFATARLRPGGGDVDVVLPDGTVTGDDDRISAWLGRRVTLRPAGDPFVRPRYESPDDDLAEAAGATARWHDWQGAAGAFHDNADGRVSLVTTGSLGDWDRRRFRANVVLDGGSDADLVGRRVRLGEAVLDVNVPIPRCVMVTRPQPGGIGRDTSVLKTIHRERDGELAVAALVREAGTVRTGDVLEPV is encoded by the coding sequence GTGCGCGTCCTCGAGCTGTGGCGGTACCCGGTGAAGTCGCTGCAGGGGGAGCGGCTGGCGGAGGCCGAGCTCGGGCCCGAGGGCGTTACCGGCGACCGGCAGTGGGCACTGTTCGACGTCGACACCGGCTACGGGCTGACCGCCCGCCGGGTGCCCGAACTCCTCTTCGCCACAGCGCGGCTGCGGCCGGGCGGCGGCGACGTCGACGTCGTCCTGCCCGACGGCACCGTGACCGGTGATGACGACCGGATCTCCGCCTGGCTCGGCCGGCGGGTGACCCTCCGCCCGGCGGGCGACCCCTTCGTCCGTCCCCGCTACGAGAGCCCCGACGACGACCTGGCCGAGGCCGCCGGCGCGACGGCCCGCTGGCACGACTGGCAGGGCGCGGCGGGCGCCTTCCACGACAACGCCGACGGCCGCGTGTCCCTGGTCACAACCGGCTCCCTGGGCGACTGGGACCGGCGCCGGTTCCGCGCCAACGTCGTCCTCGACGGCGGGTCGGACGCCGACCTGGTGGGCCGCCGCGTGCGCCTCGGCGAGGCGGTGCTCGACGTCAACGTGCCGATCCCCCGCTGCGTCATGGTCACCCGTCCGCAGCCGGGCGGGATCGGGCGGGACACGTCGGTGCTGAAGACCATCCACCGCGAGCGGGACGGCGAGCTCGCCGTGGCCGCGCTGGTGCGGGAGGCCGGAACCGTGCGCACCGGTGACGTGCTCGAGCCGGTCTGA
- a CDS encoding Na+/H+ antiporter NhaA, translated as MSATSAATRTGSAHLAAQLSAPVRRLVRTGVAGAGLLVAATVVALAWANSPWGASYERLWHTEAALRFGDVEIAMDLQHWVNDGLMVFFFFLIGMEVRRELSMGELVQRSRLTVPALAALAGLVVPALVYLAINAGGPGAVGWGIPMATDTAFVLGALALFGRHTPMQLRVFLLSLSVVDDIGALSAIAIFYSDEIDLVPLGIAGLCVLAFIGLSRMQVWRGRRTSRSAR; from the coding sequence GTGAGCGCGACCTCCGCGGCGACCCGGACCGGCTCCGCCCACCTGGCCGCCCAGCTCTCCGCCCCGGTCCGGCGGCTCGTGCGCACCGGCGTGGCCGGCGCCGGACTGCTGGTCGCCGCCACCGTGGTCGCGCTGGCCTGGGCCAACTCGCCCTGGGGTGCGAGCTACGAGCGCCTGTGGCACACCGAGGCGGCCCTGCGGTTCGGCGACGTCGAGATCGCCATGGACCTGCAGCACTGGGTCAACGACGGCCTGATGGTGTTCTTCTTCTTCCTGATCGGCATGGAGGTCCGCCGGGAGCTCTCCATGGGCGAGCTCGTGCAGCGCAGCCGGCTGACCGTCCCGGCCCTCGCCGCACTGGCCGGGCTGGTCGTGCCCGCGCTGGTCTACCTCGCGATCAACGCAGGTGGCCCGGGAGCGGTCGGCTGGGGCATCCCCATGGCGACCGACACCGCGTTCGTGCTCGGGGCGCTGGCGCTCTTCGGCCGGCACACCCCGATGCAGTTGCGGGTCTTCCTGCTCTCCCTGTCGGTCGTCGACGACATCGGTGCCCTCAGTGCCATCGCGATCTTCTACTCCGACGAGATCGACCTCGTCCCGCTCGGCATCGCCGGCCTCTGCGTGCTCGCCTTCATCGGGCTCTCCCGGATGCAGGTGTGGCGCGGGCGGCGTACTTCGCGGTCGGCGCGGTGA
- a CDS encoding cyclic nucleotide-binding domain-containing protein, protein MPAVAGLEETPDEYGASPRLTDRQLAVLRRAGRRRTTRSGDVLVQGGASEWDFVVVLEGTVAVVEDGDADEPRVVSVFGPGRFLGGLNMLAGQRAVRSVIAAAPGAVATLSVARLREVMAADRELADLIMRAFLLRRAMLIGRATGLRVVGDRDWPASVELQRLLTERGIAHQWLDPAQNESARAMLAEIEAVDDQRPVVVAPDGRVLVDPTVEELLRAAGSDRVG, encoded by the coding sequence ATGCCTGCCGTCGCCGGCCTCGAGGAGACGCCCGACGAGTACGGCGCCTCTCCGCGGCTGACCGACCGGCAGCTCGCCGTCCTCCGCCGTGCCGGCCGCCGGCGGACCACCCGCTCCGGTGACGTGCTGGTGCAGGGCGGTGCCTCCGAGTGGGACTTCGTCGTCGTCCTGGAGGGCACGGTCGCCGTCGTCGAGGACGGCGACGCCGACGAGCCCCGCGTGGTCTCCGTCTTCGGCCCGGGCCGCTTCCTGGGCGGGCTCAACATGCTCGCCGGCCAGCGCGCCGTCCGGTCGGTGATCGCCGCCGCTCCGGGCGCCGTCGCCACCCTGTCGGTGGCCCGGCTGCGCGAGGTGATGGCCGCCGACCGCGAGCTCGCCGACCTCATCATGCGCGCGTTCCTCCTGCGCCGGGCCATGCTCATCGGCCGGGCGACCGGGCTCCGGGTGGTCGGCGACCGCGACTGGCCGGCCAGCGTCGAACTGCAGCGGCTGCTGACCGAGCGAGGCATCGCCCACCAGTGGCTCGACCCGGCCCAGAACGAGTCGGCCCGCGCCATGCTGGCCGAGATCGAGGCCGTCGACGACCAGCGGCCCGTGGTCGTCGCCCCCGACGGGCGGGTGCTCGTCGACCCGACCGTCGAGGAGCTACTGAGAGCGGCCGGGTCCGACCGCGTCGGCTGA
- a CDS encoding Na+/H+ antiporter NhaA — MARAAYFAVGAVMWVAMHESGVHATIGGVVLGLLVSAYPPRRAEVERAGSLTRAFRQSPDPALARQAKLSVERAVSPNERIGAVLVPWSTYLVVPVFALANAGVRIDGDLVDRALTSPVTIGVFVGLVLGKLLGVGLASALAVRLKFGTLPPGIGLGHVWSGAALMGLGFTVSLFVTDLAFDDPALREEATVGILSAALVSAAIGALFFRVLTRRGSAAPRPSRLEPDVDPEVDHLRGPVDAPLTLVEYGDMECPFCGRATGVVAELRARFGDELRYVFRHLPLTEVHPNAQLAAEAVEAAGAQGAFWAMHDRLFAHQDELEGADLLNHAAVLGLDLERFARELGDGTHAQRVRDDVVSAEASGVRGTPTFFVNGERHEGLTSTDALAAALLRTDPRGGPGQQPPVPVPAVPDVRPVAPVSPRHGCLPSPASRRRPTSTAPLRG; from the coding sequence GTGGCGCGGGCGGCGTACTTCGCGGTCGGCGCGGTGATGTGGGTCGCGATGCACGAGTCCGGGGTGCACGCCACGATCGGCGGGGTCGTCCTGGGGCTGCTGGTCAGCGCCTATCCGCCACGCCGCGCGGAGGTCGAGCGCGCCGGGTCGCTCACGCGGGCGTTCCGCCAGTCCCCGGATCCGGCGCTGGCCCGCCAGGCGAAGCTCTCGGTGGAGCGCGCCGTCTCGCCCAACGAGCGGATCGGCGCCGTCCTGGTCCCGTGGAGCACCTACCTCGTCGTACCGGTCTTCGCGCTGGCCAACGCCGGTGTCCGGATCGACGGCGACCTCGTCGACCGGGCGCTGACCTCTCCGGTGACCATCGGCGTCTTCGTCGGGCTCGTGCTCGGCAAGCTGCTCGGCGTGGGCCTGGCCTCCGCCCTCGCCGTCCGGCTGAAGTTCGGCACCCTCCCGCCGGGCATCGGGCTGGGCCACGTCTGGAGCGGCGCGGCGCTGATGGGACTGGGGTTCACCGTCTCCCTGTTCGTCACCGATCTGGCGTTCGACGACCCGGCGCTCCGCGAGGAGGCCACCGTCGGCATCCTGAGCGCCGCGCTCGTCTCCGCCGCCATCGGCGCGCTGTTCTTCCGCGTGCTCACCCGTCGGGGATCGGCAGCACCGCGGCCCTCCCGGCTCGAACCCGACGTCGACCCGGAGGTCGATCACCTCCGCGGGCCGGTCGATGCGCCGCTCACGCTGGTCGAGTACGGCGACATGGAGTGCCCGTTCTGCGGCCGGGCGACAGGTGTGGTGGCCGAGTTGCGCGCCCGGTTCGGGGACGAGCTCCGCTACGTCTTCCGGCACCTGCCGCTGACCGAGGTGCATCCGAACGCGCAGCTCGCCGCCGAGGCGGTGGAGGCCGCCGGCGCCCAGGGTGCCTTCTGGGCGATGCACGACCGGCTGTTCGCCCACCAGGACGAGCTCGAGGGCGCCGACCTGCTCAACCACGCCGCCGTGCTCGGCCTCGACCTCGAGCGCTTCGCCCGCGAACTCGGCGACGGCACCCACGCGCAGCGGGTCCGCGACGACGTCGTCTCCGCCGAGGCCAGCGGCGTACGGGGGACGCCGACCTTCTTCGTCAACGGCGAGCGCCACGAAGGGCTGACCTCCACCGACGCGCTCGCTGCGGCCCTGCTGCGCACGGATCCCCGCGGTGGGCCCGGCCAGCAGCCACCCGTTCCGGTGCCGGCCGTCCCCGACGTGCGCCCCGTCGCCCCGGTCTCCCCCCGGCACGGATGCCTGCCGTCGCCGGCCTCGAGGAGACGCCCGACGAGTACGGCGCCTCTCCGCGGCTGA
- a CDS encoding PRC and DUF2382 domain-containing protein translates to MLSEREVSTSIGTTAYGTDGDKLGTVEHFYLDDRTGAPTWVAVTTGLFGTRTSIAPASEAVLDEGGLRVPVTAEAVKTAPHLTGDHLTPDEEAELRRHYGIGQLGTAPTQAIDVPADVPPPPPRETDGAMTRSEERVVVGTERVAATRARVVKYVVTEDVQITVPIRREEIRIEHVPLDAPDVPGESLTDGPEAVAGTGTTAAAALPGEIILHTERPVVSVEVVPVERVRLRTEIVEGQETITEQVQREEIAVDQHASPRPAGAPGSADAVGPGRSQ, encoded by the coding sequence ATGCTGAGCGAGCGAGAGGTGTCGACCTCGATCGGCACCACCGCGTACGGCACCGACGGCGACAAGCTCGGCACCGTCGAGCACTTCTACCTCGACGACCGCACCGGCGCCCCCACCTGGGTCGCGGTGACCACGGGGCTGTTCGGCACGCGCACCTCGATCGCCCCGGCATCGGAGGCCGTCCTCGACGAGGGCGGTCTGCGGGTCCCGGTCACCGCGGAGGCGGTCAAGACCGCGCCGCACCTGACCGGGGACCACCTGACCCCCGACGAGGAGGCGGAGCTGCGCCGCCACTACGGAATCGGGCAGCTCGGTACGGCACCGACGCAGGCCATCGACGTACCGGCCGACGTCCCCCCGCCGCCACCTCGGGAGACCGACGGCGCGATGACCCGCAGCGAGGAACGGGTCGTCGTCGGCACCGAGCGGGTCGCCGCCACCCGCGCCCGGGTGGTCAAGTACGTCGTCACCGAGGACGTGCAGATCACCGTGCCGATCCGGCGCGAGGAGATCCGGATCGAACACGTCCCGCTCGACGCGCCGGACGTCCCCGGCGAGTCGCTGACGGACGGCCCGGAGGCGGTCGCCGGCACCGGGACGACGGCAGCGGCGGCCCTGCCCGGCGAGATCATCCTGCACACCGAGCGCCCGGTCGTGTCGGTGGAGGTCGTGCCCGTGGAACGCGTCCGGCTGCGCACGGAGATCGTCGAGGGCCAGGAGACGATCACAGAGCAGGTGCAGCGCGAGGAGATCGCGGTCGACCAGCACGCCTCGCCCCGCCCGGCCGGGGCACCGGGCTCAGCCGACGCGGTCGGACCCGGCCGCTCTCAGTAG
- a CDS encoding RNA-binding S4 domain-containing protein: protein MRTVEIRPGEDSIRLGQLLKLVDAVPTGAQVKDVLVAGGVRVNGEPEDRRGRQLRRGDVVSVDGMEDVRIG, encoded by the coding sequence GTGCGCACCGTCGAGATCCGCCCCGGCGAGGACAGCATCCGGCTCGGACAGCTGCTGAAGCTGGTCGACGCCGTGCCCACCGGCGCCCAGGTGAAGGACGTGCTCGTCGCCGGCGGCGTGCGGGTCAACGGCGAGCCCGAGGACCGGCGGGGACGCCAGCTCCGGCGCGGCGACGTCGTCTCGGTCGACGGCATGGAGGACGTGCGCATCGGCTGA
- a CDS encoding nitrilase-related carbon-nitrogen hydrolase — protein MRIAAVQHDIVWEDRDANFERLAPQVARAVGAGAELVLLTETFSTGFSMTPGIGEPEGGPSARFLADRAAEHGVWMGGTCPEIADDGDLPYNSFVLAGPDGSTHRYRKLHPFTHAGEHERFRAGEKPVTVAIGDLRITPFICYDLRFADVFWQAALETDVYLVPANWPSPRRHHWRTLLEARAIENQAYVVGCNRVGTAGDGTEHSGDSRIVSPLGELLATAAGTETLVIADVDPAEVQATRDRLRFLPDRRA, from the coding sequence ATGAGGATCGCGGCGGTGCAGCACGACATCGTCTGGGAGGACCGGGACGCCAACTTCGAGCGGCTGGCGCCGCAGGTCGCGCGAGCGGTGGGCGCGGGAGCCGAGCTGGTGCTGCTCACCGAGACGTTCTCCACCGGCTTCTCGATGACGCCCGGCATCGGCGAGCCGGAGGGCGGGCCCTCGGCCCGGTTCCTCGCCGACCGGGCCGCCGAGCACGGCGTGTGGATGGGCGGCACGTGCCCGGAGATCGCCGACGACGGCGACCTCCCCTACAACTCCTTCGTGCTGGCCGGGCCGGACGGCAGCACGCACCGCTACCGGAAGCTGCACCCGTTCACCCATGCCGGCGAGCACGAGCGGTTCCGGGCGGGGGAGAAGCCGGTGACCGTGGCGATCGGCGACCTGCGGATCACCCCGTTCATCTGCTACGACCTGCGCTTCGCCGACGTGTTCTGGCAGGCCGCGCTCGAGACCGACGTCTATCTGGTGCCGGCCAACTGGCCCAGCCCGCGCCGGCACCACTGGCGCACCCTGCTCGAGGCGCGGGCGATCGAGAACCAGGCCTACGTGGTCGGCTGCAACCGGGTGGGCACCGCCGGCGACGGCACGGAGCACTCGGGCGACAGCCGGATCGTCAGCCCGCTCGGCGAGTTGCTGGCCACCGCGGCGGGCACCGAGACGCTGGTCATCGCCGACGTCGACCCCGCCGAGGTGCAGGCCACCCGCGACCGCCTGCGCTTTCTGCCCGACCGCCGCGCCTGA
- a CDS encoding HNH endonuclease signature motif containing protein produces MARSSGGRVYTSGHLDPVGAETVHAALEAVMNGYRPAGDHRSHAERMGDALVELCRQSLNAGRLPEVRGQSPHVRVAIDLLALCAHRGTPGFGELPFAGPISAETARRIACDAGVSRIIVGPNSLPLDVGREQRLFPVGIRRAIEQRDRHCVFAGCTAPPAWCDVHHVDHWAWGGETSCETGALVCEHHHTAVHEGGFRVVREAGTAAWHTYRPDGSEVTVRVRGPAP; encoded by the coding sequence ATGGCCCGCTCGTCCGGCGGCCGCGTCTACACCTCCGGCCACCTCGACCCCGTGGGCGCCGAGACCGTGCACGCCGCACTGGAAGCGGTGATGAACGGCTACCGCCCTGCCGGCGACCACCGCAGTCACGCGGAGCGGATGGGCGACGCGTTGGTCGAGCTCTGCCGTCAGTCGTTGAACGCCGGCCGGCTGCCCGAAGTCCGAGGCCAGAGCCCCCACGTCCGCGTCGCCATCGATCTCCTGGCGCTCTGCGCCCACCGTGGCACGCCCGGCTTCGGCGAACTGCCGTTCGCCGGACCGATCTCCGCGGAAACTGCCCGACGGATCGCCTGCGACGCCGGCGTCTCCCGCATCATCGTCGGCCCGAACAGCCTTCCTCTCGACGTCGGCCGGGAGCAGCGCCTGTTCCCCGTCGGCATCCGTCGCGCCATCGAGCAACGCGACAGGCACTGCGTCTTCGCGGGGTGCACGGCCCCGCCGGCCTGGTGCGACGTCCATCATGTCGATCACTGGGCATGGGGCGGGGAGACCTCCTGCGAGACCGGCGCCCTGGTCTGCGAACACCACCACACCGCGGTCCACGAGGGCGGCTTCCGGGTCGTCCGCGAAGCAGGCACCGCCGCCTGGCACACCTACCGCCCCGACGGCAGCGAGGTCACCGTCCGGGTGAGAGGTCCGGCCCCGTAG
- a CDS encoding pyridoxal phosphate-dependent aminotransferase codes for MTRVPYLSARLQGFGTTVFAEMSARAVATGSVNLGQGFPDYPGPPEVLEVARAAIGTAADQYPPGPGVPELRAAVAAHQQRFRGLAYDPDTEVLVTAGATEAISGALLALLDTGDEVVLFEPMYDCYAAGIAMAGGVPRPVPLRPPAAGSDRWTFDPAELRAAITPRTKLLLLNTPHNPTGKVFTEEELRLLAGHAIDDDLLVLTDEVYEHLVFGSARHVSIANLPGMRERTLVISSAGKTFNVTGWKVGWICGPAPLVTAVRTAKQFLTYVNAGPFQPAVAAGLGLPDAYFAQAAGDLEYRRDVLVAGLRDAGLPVISPEATYFATVDVRPLQPDGDGLAFCRALPERAGVVGIPTVVFYDPAHAVLGRHLVRFAFCKGDDVLAEAVERLRRLS; via the coding sequence ATGACCCGCGTGCCGTATCTGTCGGCCCGCCTGCAGGGCTTCGGGACGACGGTGTTCGCCGAGATGAGCGCCCGTGCGGTGGCCACCGGGTCGGTGAACCTCGGTCAGGGCTTCCCCGACTACCCGGGACCGCCGGAGGTGCTGGAGGTGGCCCGAGCCGCGATCGGCACGGCCGCCGACCAGTACCCGCCCGGTCCCGGGGTCCCGGAGCTGCGTGCGGCGGTCGCGGCCCACCAGCAGCGGTTCCGCGGGCTCGCGTACGACCCGGATACCGAGGTGCTGGTGACCGCCGGCGCGACGGAGGCGATCTCCGGTGCGCTGCTCGCGCTGCTCGACACCGGCGACGAGGTCGTGCTCTTCGAGCCGATGTACGACTGCTACGCCGCGGGCATCGCGATGGCCGGCGGCGTGCCCCGGCCGGTACCCCTCCGGCCGCCCGCTGCCGGCTCCGACCGGTGGACCTTCGACCCGGCCGAACTCCGGGCGGCGATCACGCCCCGCACCAAGTTGCTCCTGCTCAACACCCCGCACAACCCCACGGGCAAGGTGTTCACCGAGGAGGAACTGCGGCTGCTGGCCGGGCACGCGATCGACGACGACCTGCTCGTCCTCACCGACGAGGTCTACGAGCACCTGGTCTTCGGGAGCGCCCGGCACGTGTCGATCGCGAACCTGCCCGGCATGCGCGAGCGGACGCTGGTGATCAGCAGCGCCGGCAAGACCTTCAACGTCACCGGCTGGAAGGTCGGCTGGATCTGCGGGCCCGCGCCGCTGGTGACCGCCGTCCGGACGGCCAAGCAGTTCCTGACCTACGTCAACGCCGGGCCGTTCCAGCCCGCCGTGGCCGCGGGCCTCGGCCTGCCGGACGCCTACTTCGCCCAGGCGGCCGGTGACCTCGAGTACCGCCGCGACGTGCTGGTCGCCGGGCTGCGGGACGCCGGCCTGCCGGTGATCAGCCCCGAGGCCACCTACTTCGCGACCGTCGACGTCCGCCCGCTGCAGCCCGACGGCGACGGGCTGGCGTTCTGCCGCGCGCTGCCCGAACGGGCCGGGGTCGTCGGCATCCCGACCGTGGTGTTCTACGACCCCGCGCACGCGGTGCTGGGCCGGCACCTGGTCCGCTTCGCCTTCTGCAAGGGCGACGATGTGCTCGCCGAGGCCGTCGAGCGTTTGAGGAGGCTGTCATGA
- a CDS encoding RNB domain-containing ribonuclease produces the protein MVVPPVAPLRLPHWPAAAGDGPDFAAIRLEFAVPDAFPPEVVEEAGRRAAEPPLPELDATDVPLVTLDPVGSRDLDQAVHLAATGDGYRVSYAIADVGAFVGLGGAIDAEARRRGQTLYSPDRRTPLHPPVLSEGAASLLAGELRPAVLWTVDLDADGEPVRVDLRRARVRSRAQLDYPAVQAQADAGDLPEPLALLPEIGRLLQERALERGAIELGTPDQDVVAVPGGGWTLALRGDLPVEGWNAQISLLTGRCAAALMLDGGVGLLRTLPPARPEDVARLRLLAPALGVDWPADAGPGAVIASLDPSRPGHVAFLEEAVTLLRGAAYTPFDGAPPEQPVHSGVAAPYAHVTAPLRRLVDRFGTEVCLALAAGREPAAELRAALPELPGLMSASDRRTREVERAVVDATEAWLLRDRVGETFSAVVVDAEDGRGTVVLDGPAIRGRCTGEGLRPGTRVRVRLQEADVAGRVVRFTTEGVA, from the coding sequence GTGGTCGTCCCGCCGGTAGCGCCGCTGCGCCTCCCCCACTGGCCCGCCGCGGCCGGGGACGGGCCGGACTTCGCCGCGATCCGGCTGGAGTTCGCCGTCCCCGACGCGTTCCCGCCCGAGGTGGTCGAGGAGGCGGGACGGCGGGCCGCGGAGCCGCCGCTGCCCGAGCTGGACGCGACCGACGTCCCCCTCGTCACCCTCGACCCGGTCGGCAGCCGGGACCTCGACCAGGCCGTCCACCTGGCCGCGACCGGCGACGGTTACCGGGTGAGCTACGCGATCGCCGACGTGGGGGCCTTCGTCGGGCTGGGCGGGGCCATCGACGCGGAGGCCCGCCGCCGCGGGCAGACGCTCTACAGCCCCGACCGCCGCACCCCGCTGCACCCGCCCGTGCTCAGCGAGGGCGCCGCCAGCCTGCTGGCAGGGGAGCTGCGGCCCGCCGTCCTCTGGACCGTCGACCTCGACGCCGACGGCGAGCCGGTCCGGGTCGACCTGCGGCGGGCACGCGTGCGCAGTCGTGCCCAGCTGGACTATCCCGCCGTCCAGGCGCAGGCCGACGCCGGAGACCTGCCCGAGCCGCTGGCCCTGCTGCCGGAGATCGGGCGGTTGCTGCAGGAGCGCGCCCTCGAGCGCGGCGCCATCGAGCTCGGCACCCCCGACCAGGACGTGGTCGCGGTGCCCGGCGGAGGCTGGACGCTCGCCCTGCGCGGCGATCTGCCGGTCGAGGGCTGGAACGCGCAGATCTCGCTGCTCACCGGCCGCTGTGCGGCCGCGCTGATGCTCGACGGGGGAGTCGGCCTGCTCCGCACACTGCCGCCCGCCCGCCCCGAGGACGTCGCCCGGCTGCGGCTGCTCGCGCCGGCGCTCGGCGTGGACTGGCCCGCGGACGCCGGCCCTGGAGCGGTGATCGCGTCGCTGGACCCTAGCCGCCCCGGTCATGTCGCGTTCCTCGAGGAGGCGGTGACGCTGCTGCGGGGGGCGGCCTACACGCCGTTCGACGGCGCACCACCGGAGCAGCCGGTGCACAGCGGGGTGGCGGCCCCCTACGCGCACGTGACCGCGCCGCTGCGCCGGCTCGTCGACCGGTTCGGCACGGAGGTCTGCCTGGCCCTGGCCGCCGGTCGCGAGCCGGCTGCCGAGCTGCGTGCGGCCTTGCCCGAGCTGCCGGGACTGATGTCGGCCTCGGACCGGCGCACCCGTGAGGTGGAACGCGCCGTCGTCGACGCCACGGAGGCCTGGCTGCTGCGCGACCGGGTGGGGGAGACGTTCTCCGCGGTGGTCGTCGACGCCGAGGACGGCCGCGGGACCGTGGTGCTCGACGGACCGGCGATCCGCGGTCGCTGCACCGGCGAGGGGCTGCGCCCGGGCACCCGGGTGCGGGTGCGGCTCCAGGAGGCGGACGTCGCCGGCCGGGTGGTCCGGTTCACGACGGAGGGAGTGGCATGA
- a CDS encoding endonuclease/exonuclease/phosphatase family protein yields the protein MGDPRRRRRRGALAVAAPWALWAALRAAGAERGFPLVPAISFTPYAALSAVLPLAVARWARSPAAAAVSVGAGAVLAGAVLVRSRPSAPAAPGAGPRVRVASVSLRKGLVLPGPVLDLVRRHDVDVLSVQELTPEAERALVADGIGKLLPEAHVIPARPGTVPSASGAVWTRLPVLARSATPGTFEQPTVRLAVDGAPDLEVTAVHTEPPATSPGAVRRWNSDLAALPAPEDGVLRVLAGDFNATLDHAALRTVLRTGYVDAARQVGRALAWTWRPLRLRFPRLALDHVLLDPRIAVATVELVPLEGSDHRALVAHLVLPAR from the coding sequence GTGGGCGACCCGCGACGACGCCGACGCCGCGGCGCGCTCGCCGTCGCGGCGCCGTGGGCGCTCTGGGCCGCGCTCCGCGCCGCCGGCGCCGAACGCGGCTTCCCGCTGGTGCCCGCGATCTCCTTCACGCCGTACGCGGCCCTGAGCGCCGTGCTGCCGCTCGCGGTCGCGCGATGGGCCCGCTCGCCGGCCGCTGCCGCGGTGTCGGTGGGCGCCGGTGCGGTGCTGGCCGGCGCGGTCCTGGTCCGCTCGCGGCCGTCGGCGCCCGCGGCGCCGGGAGCCGGGCCGCGGGTGCGCGTCGCCTCGGTGAGCCTGCGCAAGGGCCTGGTGCTCCCGGGGCCGGTGCTGGACCTGGTGCGCCGCCACGACGTCGACGTCCTCTCGGTCCAGGAGCTGACGCCGGAGGCGGAGCGGGCGCTGGTCGCCGACGGCATCGGCAAGCTGCTCCCCGAGGCGCACGTCATCCCCGCGCGGCCGGGCACCGTGCCGTCGGCGTCGGGAGCGGTGTGGACGCGCCTGCCGGTGCTCGCCCGCAGCGCGACGCCGGGCACCTTCGAGCAGCCGACGGTCCGTCTGGCGGTGGACGGGGCGCCGGACCTCGAGGTCACCGCGGTGCACACGGAACCGCCGGCGACCTCGCCGGGCGCCGTCCGCCGCTGGAACTCCGACCTCGCGGCCCTGCCCGCACCGGAGGACGGCGTCCTGCGCGTCCTCGCCGGCGACTTCAACGCCACGCTGGACCACGCCGCCCTGCGGACCGTGCTGCGGACGGGCTACGTCGACGCCGCCCGCCAGGTGGGTCGCGCGCTGGCCTGGACCTGGCGTCCGCTGCGGCTGCGGTTCCCGCGGCTGGCGCTCGACCACGTGCTCCTCGACCCGCGGATCGCCGTCGCGACCGTCGAGCTGGTGCCGCTGGAGGGCAGCGACCACCGTGCCCTCGTGGCGCACCTCGTCCTCCCCGCCCGCTGA